A genomic window from Vitis riparia cultivar Riparia Gloire de Montpellier isolate 1030 chromosome 16, EGFV_Vit.rip_1.0, whole genome shotgun sequence includes:
- the LOC117934107 gene encoding uncharacterized protein LOC117934107, translated as MDAISSPTGGSILKVPSISESDWREPSLQLCNPMVSQTHGSNRVYDAFHLLQSDTAIQRMVISLSSDNTVWDAVLNNEVVKELRELFYEAENNALPSSAESVVNDSLSSLNEISEQSNAATSILKWIFDGPKTKVMELVEKILNLMNDLFQAPNSKRDKATTEATADPFMQK; from the exons ATGGATGCAATTTCAAGTCCTACTGGTGGTTCGATACTTAAAGTTCCTTCAATTTCAGAGTCAGATTGGCGAGAGCCGTCACTACAATTATGTAATCCAATGGTGTCGCAGACTCATGGATCTAACAGAGTTTATGATGCTTTCCATTTGTTGCAGAGCGACACGGCTATTCAG agGATGGTTATTTCCTTATCTTCTGATAATACTGTTTGGGATGCTGTCTTGAACAATGAAGTAGTAAAGGAGCTTCGAGAGTTATTCTATGAAG CTGAAAATAATGCTCTTCCAAGCTCAGCTGAAAGTGTTGTCAACGATAGTCTTTCAAGCTTAAACGAAATTTCTGAACAATCCAATGCAGCGACAAGCATACTGAAGTGGATTTTTGATGGCCCCAAGACAAAAGTCATGGAGCTTGTGGAGAAAATCTTGAATCTTATGAATGACTTGTTTCAGGCTCCTAATAGCAAGCGTGATAAGGCAACAACAGAAGCAACTGCAGATCCATTCATGCAAAAATGA